A window of the Miscanthus floridulus cultivar M001 chromosome 14, ASM1932011v1, whole genome shotgun sequence genome harbors these coding sequences:
- the LOC136503993 gene encoding uncharacterized protein: MGDTSTKSTVKESSLMWPMLTSDNYTEWSMLMQCNYEALEIWEVIDPGTNPKRAQDRQAMSALLRFVPKEMWQTLGRKTTVKEAWDAVKTMRIGADRVKEVNAQKLLKEFENIQFKEGESVDDFGMRITNLVSNLKTLGETIDDLHVVKKFLRVVPPRFTQIMVSIEMFVDLKTLIVEELVGRLWAAEERFDEKVDQIVDKVGWLMLAEEDWLEKHKHRFHPGNKAGGSGEGLRWRLERG; this comes from the coding sequence ATGGGCGATACATCCACCAAGTCCACCGTGAAGGAGAGCTCGCTCATGTGGCCGATGCTCACCAGCGACAACTACACCGAGTGGTCCATGTTGATGCAGTGCAACTATGAAGCGTTGGAAATCTGGGAGGTGATCGACCCAGGTACCAACCCGAAGCGCGCACAAGATCGACAAGCTATGAGCGCCCTCCTACGCTTTGTACCCAAGGAGATGTGGCAGACgttggggaggaagacgacagtGAAGGAGGCGTGGGATGCAGTGAAGACGATGCGGATCGGAGCCGATCGCGTTAAGGAGGTGAACGCCCAGAAGCTCTTGAAGGAATTTGAGAACATTCAGTTCAAGGAGGGGGAGTCTGTCGATGATTTCGGCATGAGAATTACCAATCTTGTCAGTAATCTCAAAACCTTGGGCGAGACGATCGATGATCTCCACGTCGTGAAGAAGTTTCTGCGTGTGGTGCCACCTCGGTTCACACAGATCATGGTGTCCATTGAGATGTTCGTCGACCTCAAGACACTGATAGTCGAAGAACTGGTCGGGCGATTATGGGCGGCGGAGGAGCGCTTCGATGAGAAGGTCGACCAGATCGTTGACAAGGTCGGGTGGCTAATGCTCGCCGAAGAAGATTGGTTGGAGAAGCATAAGCACCGATTCCACCCTGGCAACAAGGCTGGAGGGAGCGgtgaagggttgagatggcgactagagagggggtga
- the LOC136502712 gene encoding phytoene synthase 2, chloroplastic: MAAGSSAVWAAHHHACSDGGRFHHPSPSHSHHRPRRVLLPPLPARRGGASLARQPRARLAAAAPAVAVRTASEEAVYEVVMRQAALVEPAGATAAPHRRRTRRQQPRWAEEKEEEEGVVGWGLLGDAYDRCGEVCAEYAKTFYLGTQLMTPERRKAVWAIYVWCRRTDELVDGPNASYITPTALDRWEKRLEDLFEGRPYDMYDAALSDTVSKFPVDIQPFKDMIEGMRLDLWKSRYRTFDELYLYCYYVAGTVGLMTVPVMGIAPDSKASTESVYNAALALGIANQLTNILRDVGEDARRGRIYLPLDELAQAGLTEEDIFRGKVTDKWRRFMKGQIQRARLFFDEAEKGVAHLDSASRWPVLASLWLYRQILDAIEANDYNNFTKRAYVGKAKKLLSLPVAYARAAVAS; encoded by the exons ATGGCTGCGGGCTCGTCCGCGGTCTGGGCCGCGCACCACCACGCCTGCAGCGACGGCGGCAGGTTCCACCACCCGTCGCCGTCCCACTCCCATCACCGCCCGCGCCGCGTCCTCCTGCCCCCGCTCCCCGCGAGGCGGGGTGGCGCCTCCCTCGCGCGGCAGCCGCGCGCCAgactcgccgccgccgcgcccgcggtGGCGGTGAGGACGGCGTCGGAGGAGGCCGTGTACGAGGTCGTGATGCGGCAGGCGGCTCTCGTGGAGCCCGCCGGCGCCACCGCGGCGCCGCACCGGCGGCGGACGCGGCGGCAGCAGCCGCGGTGggcggaggagaaggaggaagaggagggggtcGTCGGCTGGGGCCTCCTCGGCGACGCCTACGACCGCTGCGGCGAGGTCTGCGCCGAGTACGCCAAGACCTTCTACCTCG GCACACAGCTCATGACTCCTGAGAGGCGCAAAGCCGTCTGGGCAATCTACG TCTGGTGCAGAAGAACTGATGAGCTAGTGGACGGTCCTAACGCATCTTACATTACGCCGACTGCTCTTGACCGCTGGGAGAAGCGATTGGAGGATCTCTTTGAAGGCCGCCCGTATGATATGTACGATGCCGCCCTCTCAGACACAGTTTCAAAGTTTCCAGTTGATATTCAG CCGTTCAAAGATATGATTGAAGGAATGAGGCTGGACTTGTGGAAGTCGAGGTACAGGACCTTTGATGAGCTCTACCTCTACTGCTACTACGTCGCTGGCACGGTTGGCCTCATGACAGTTCCTGTCATGGGTATTGCTCCCGACTCAAAGGCCTCAACTGAGAGCGTGTACAATGCTGCACTGGCTCTTGGCATTGCTAACCAGCTGACGAATATTCTCAGAGATGTAGGCGAAGA TGCGAGGAGGGGGAGAATATACCTTCCATTGGACGAGCTTGCACAGGCAGGTCTTACAGAAGAGGACATATTCAGAGGGAAAGTGACAGATAAGTGGAGGAGGTTCATGAAGGGCCAGATTCAGCGTGCCCGGTTGTTCTTTGATGAGGCTGAGAAGGGCGTCGCCCATCTAGACTCTGCTAGCAGATGGCCG GTTCTCGCTTCTCTGTGGCTGTACAGGCAGATCCTTGATGCCATTGAGGCAAACGACTACAACAACTTCACCAAGCGTGCGTACGTCGGCAAGGCCAAGAAGCTGCTGTCATTACCAGTTGCATATGCAAGGGCAGCTGTTGCGTCATGA
- the LOC136502713 gene encoding uncharacterized protein gives MYNNYGNPPGIQMPPQNSQPVQFDNPLYGASSGLIRSGIGVYGEKFFGSSSEFMQSNINRYFSNPQYYFHVNDQYVRNKLKIILFPFFHRGHWTRISEPVGGRLSYKPPIYDINAPDLYIPFMAFGSFIILSGFTLGFMGKFTPEAINLHFTRALIGWGFQLMILKGLLYSMGGGEVPLLDLVAYGGYLFAGLSLAVVARLVWAYSYYVMMPWMSLCMGVFLVRTMKRVLFTEMRSSERHSSRQHYFLLFMAIAQFPLFFWLGSIGA, from the exons ATGTATAATAATTATGGGAATCCTCCAGGGATTCAGATGCCCCCGCAGAACTCTCAACCTGTCCAGTTTGACAATCCATTATACGGTGCAAGCTCAGGTCTAATCAGATCTGGGATAGGAGTATATGGGGAAAAGTTCTTCGGTTCTAGTTCAGAATTCATGCAAAGCAAC ATCAATAGATACTTCTCCAACCCACAGTATTACTTCCATGTGAATGATCAATATGTCCGGAACAAGTTGAAAATTATACTGTTTCCATTCTTTCACAGG GGGCACTGGACTCGAATAAGTGAGCCAGTTGGTGGTCGTTTGTCCTACAAACCTCCAATCTATGACATAAATGCGCCAGATCTGTACATCCCTTTCATGGCATTTGGAAGCTTCATCATTCTTTCAGGGTTTACACTAGGTTTCATGGGAAA GTTTACTCCAGAAGCTATAAATCTGCACTTTACAAGGGCACTCATCGGATGGGGCTTCCAGCTCATGATCCTGAAGGGCCTGCTCTACTCAATGGGTGGGGGTGAGGTGCCACTACTGGACTTGGTAGCATATGGCGGCTATTTATTTGCTGGGCTTTCACTTGCTGTCGTTGCGAGGCTCGTATGGGCATACTCATACTATGTCATGATGCCGTGGATGAGCCTGTGCATGGGAGTGTTCCTGGTGAGGACGATGAAGAGGGTGCTCTTCACGGAGATGAGAAGCAGCGAGAGACACTCATCGCGACAGCACTACTTCCTTCTCTTCATGGCAATAGCACAGTTCCCCCTATTCTTCTGGCTCGGCAGCATAGGTGCATGA